Within Streptomyces antibioticus, the genomic segment CGCCTTTGAAAGTCGTACGACAGGAAAACGACAGCGAAGCACGGCGAAGCTCGGGTTCCGAGGATCTGAACGAGGATCCGATCAAGGAGCTTCCTCCCGTGACGACCGTCCCCACCGCCCCGTCGCCGCCCGTGTCCCCCACCTCGGTACGGCCCGCAGCCGTGGCCCGCACCGGCCTGTACGCGCTGCTCGCGGCGAACGCCGCCGTCGTGACCCTCCTCGCCGTCCAGGCGGGCTTCGCCTCCAACGCACTCGTCGTCATCGGCCGGTTCGCCGGGCTGTACGGCGCCCTGCTCATGGCGTTCCAACTGCTGCTGGTCGCCCGGCTGCCCTGGCTCGACCGCCGCATCGGCATGGACCGGCTGACGAACTGGCACCGCTGGACCGGCTTCGGCCTGCTCTGGACGCTGGTCGCACACCTGGTGTTCATCACCTTCGGATACGCCCGGTCCTCGTCGCTGGACCCGGTGAGCGAGCTCGTCGACCTGGCCGAGACCGTCGAGGGCGTGCTGCGCGCCACCGTCGCGACGGCGCTGATCCTGGTCGTCGGCGCCGTCTCCGCCCGCCGGGCCCGCCGCCGACTGGCCTACGAGACCTGGCACTTCATCCATCTCTACACCTACGCCGCCGTGGTCCTGGCCTTCACCCACCAGGTCGCCGTCGGGACGACCTTCACCGCGTCGGCCGCCGCCACGGCGTACTGGTACACCCTGTGGATCACGGCCGGGGCGGCACTGGTGACCGGCCGGCTGCTGCTGCCGCTGCGCCGCAACCTCCGCCACCGGCTGCGCGTCGAGGCCGTCGTCCCCGAGAACGACCAGGTGGTGTCCGTGTACATCACCGGACGGCACCTGGACCGACTGCCCGCCCGGGCCGGCCAGTTCTTCCTGTGGCGGTTCCTGACCAGGGACCGCTGGTGGCAGGCGAATCCGTACTCCCTGTCGGCCGCGCCCGACGGCACCCGGCTGCGGCTCACCGTGAAGGCGGCCGGTGCCGGTTCCGCGTCCCTGCGCCATCTGCGGCCCGGCACCCGGGTGTTCGCCGAGGGACCCTACGGCGCGTTCACCGCGCTGCACCGCACCCGACCCGCCTCCCTGCTCATCGCCGGCGGGGTCGGCGTCACGCCGGTCCGGGCGCTCCTGGAGGAGATCGACGGGCATGCCGTGGTGGTCCACCGGGTGGCAGCGGAGCGGGACGCCGTGCTCCACGACGAACTGCGTCAACTGGCCCTCGCCAAGGGCGCCGACCTGCACCTGGTCACCGGGCCGCCGGTGCCGGACCGGCTGGGTCCGCGCGAACTGGCCGCGCTGGTACCGGACATCGCCGAACGGGACGTCTTCCTGTGCGGGCCGCCGCCGATGATGACCGCGGTCCTCGGCACCCTGCGCGAACTGGGCGTGCCCGCGCGGCAGATCCACTTCGAACGCTTCAGCCTGGCCGGATGAAACAGGGAGAAACAGCACCGTGAAGCGAGCTTTGCCCGTCCTGGTCCTGTCCGTGGCGGGACTGATCCCCGTCTGGCGCTACGAGCCGTCGGCCCCTGCCGCGTCGTCCGTCTCCGTGGACCCTGCGGAGGGAAGCGCCACCGCCGGGGACACCGTCACCGGGACGACCGTCCGCACCGAAAAGGGCGACGTCCAGGTCCAGTTGACCTACGACGGGGACACGATCACGGCCGTGAGGCTGCTCAAGCAGCCGGACCATCCGCAGACCGCGGCCGCCGTGCCCCGGCTGATCGCGGCGACCCTGGAGGCGCAGAGCGCGGACATCGACACGGTGTCCGGCGCGACGGTCACCAGCGACGGCTACCGGGAGTCCCTCCAGGCCGCGATCGACGCGCGGGGCGCCTGACCCGTCTCCCGTCAAAACCCCCGCAACACAAGCGGTCTAGACTCTCCCCGCAACGGCTCGAACTCAGATGGCCGAGAACGGGCGGATCGTGGCAGACCCGAAGGGCGTTCGGCGTTTTGATACGGATAGATTCAGTCACCAAGCGGTACCCGGACGGCACGGTGGCGGTGGACCGGCTCTCCCTGGAGATACCGGACCGCGCGATCACCGTCCTCGTCGGCCCCTCGGGATGCGGCAAGACCACGACACTGCGGATGATCAACCGGATGGTGGAACCCAGCGAGGGCACCATCTCCATCGACGGCCAGGACACCCGGCAGCAGCCGGTCAACAACCTGCGCCGGTCGATGGGTTACGTCATCCAGAACGCCGGGCTCTTCCAGCACCGCACGATCGTCGACAACATCGCCACCGTGCCCCGGCTGCTGGGCTGGAGCAAGGACAAGTCCCGTGCCAGGGCACGGGAGTTGATGGAGCGCGTCGGCCTCGACGCCTCGTTGGCCAAGCGCTACCCCTACCAGCTCTCCGGGGGCCAGCAGCAGCGCGTCGGCGTGGCGCGGGCGCTCGCCGCGGATCCGCCGGTGCTGCTGATGGACGAGCCGTTCTCCGCCGTCGACCCCATCGTCCGCAAGGGTCTCCAGGACGAACTTCTGCGCATTCAGGCAGAGTTGGGCAAGACGATCGTCTTCGTCACGCATGACATCGACGAGGCGGTCAAGCTCGGCACCATGGTCGCCGTACTGCGCACCGGCGGCCGGCTCGCGCAGTTCGCGCCGCCCGCCGAGCTGCTCTCCCAGCCGGCCGACGCGTTCGTCGAGGACTTCCTCGGCGCCGACCGCGGCATCCGGCGCCTGTCGTTCTTCTCCTCCGCCGGACTCGACCTGCTGACCACGCCGATCGTCGCCGTCGACGCGAGCGCCGCGCAGATCGCCGCCCGCACCTCCGACGACGTCCCCTACCTCCTCGTCACCGACCTGGACGGCAGGCCGCTCGGCTGGAGCGAGCCGCGGGAGCTGACCGCCGGGGACGTCGACACCGGCCGACTGCTGCCCTACGGGCGGCCGTTCGTCGCCGGGCGGGACTCGCTGCGGGCCGCGCTGGACTGCGCGGTGCTCTCCCCGACCGGCTGGGCGGTCGCCGTCGACGGCGAGGGACGGGCCGCCGGTGTCGTCTCCCAGACGGCCATCGGCGAGGCGATCCGCGGCGCCCACGCCACCGAGACGGATGCCGCCGACGCCCTCGCGGAGCGGCCCGCCGCCGTGCAGAAGGCCGCCTGGTGAACCGCTTCTTCGACATTCCCAGCGACCTCCAGCACAGTTGGGCCGGTCTGATCGGGCTCCATCTGCGCGAGGCGCTGCTGCCGGTCCTGGGCGGACTGCTGCTCGCGCTGCCGCTCGCCCAGCTCTGCGTCCGGCTGCGCTGGCTGTACCCGCCCGTCCTGTGGGTGACGACGGTCCTCTACGCGATCCCGTCGCTGGCGTTCTTCGTCGTCCTCATCGACTACACCGGCCAGACCGAGACCACGGTGATGATCCCGCTCACCGTCTACACGCTCGTCGTCCTGGTCCCGGCGATCGTCGACGGCGTCCGCTCGGTCCCGCAGGAGACCCTCGCCGCCGCCACCGCCATGGGCTTCGGACCCGTACGCCGGTACGTCCAGGTCCAGTTGCCGATCGCCGTGCCCGCCATCATCGCGGGCCTGCGGGTGGCGACCGTGTCCAGCATCAGCCTGGTCAGCGTCGGCACCCTGATCGGCAACCAGGGCGCCCTCGGCAATCTGCTGCACGACGCGACCATCTACAACCGGCCCGAACTCGCCTGGAACGCCGTGCTCACCATGGCCGTCCTCGCGATCCTCGCCGACGCCCTGCTGGTCGGCCTGCGGGTCCTGCTGACGCCCTGGATGCCGAGCGGCACGGCAGGACGCGCCGACCTCCGCGTCCGTAAGGAGGCCGTGGCCCCGTGAACGTACTCCACTACGTCCAGGCGTTCTTCAGCGACCATGCGCACTGGCAGGGCTACGACGGCATCCCCACCCGGGTGGGCGAGCACATCGGATACACCCTGGAGGCGCTCGCCCTGGCCGCCCTGATCGGACTGCCGGTCGGTCTGCTCACCGGGCACTTCGGACGCGGCGGGAACACCCTGTCGCTGATCGCCACCGCCGCGCGGGCGCTGCCGACCTTCGGTCTGCTGGTGCTGATGACCATGCTGATCGGCTTCGGCATGCTGCCGGTGATGATCCCGCTGGTGGTGCTCGCCGTCCCGCCGATCCTGGTCACCACCTACGAGGCGGTGCGCTCCGTCGACCGGTCCCCGGTGGACGCCGCGCGGGGCATGGGCATGAGGGAGGCCGGGGTCCTGCTGCGCGTCGAACTCCCCGT encodes:
- a CDS encoding FMN-binding protein — protein: MKRALPVLVLSVAGLIPVWRYEPSAPAASSVSVDPAEGSATAGDTVTGTTVRTEKGDVQVQLTYDGDTITAVRLLKQPDHPQTAAAVPRLIAATLEAQSADIDTVSGATVTSDGYRESLQAAIDARGA
- a CDS encoding ABC transporter ATP-binding protein; translation: MIRIDSVTKRYPDGTVAVDRLSLEIPDRAITVLVGPSGCGKTTTLRMINRMVEPSEGTISIDGQDTRQQPVNNLRRSMGYVIQNAGLFQHRTIVDNIATVPRLLGWSKDKSRARARELMERVGLDASLAKRYPYQLSGGQQQRVGVARALAADPPVLLMDEPFSAVDPIVRKGLQDELLRIQAELGKTIVFVTHDIDEAVKLGTMVAVLRTGGRLAQFAPPAELLSQPADAFVEDFLGADRGIRRLSFFSSAGLDLLTTPIVAVDASAAQIAARTSDDVPYLLVTDLDGRPLGWSEPRELTAGDVDTGRLLPYGRPFVAGRDSLRAALDCAVLSPTGWAVAVDGEGRAAGVVSQTAIGEAIRGAHATETDAADALAERPAAVQKAAW
- a CDS encoding ABC transporter permease translates to MNVLHYVQAFFSDHAHWQGYDGIPTRVGEHIGYTLEALALAALIGLPVGLLTGHFGRGGNTLSLIATAARALPTFGLLVLMTMLIGFGMLPVMIPLVVLAVPPILVTTYEAVRSVDRSPVDAARGMGMREAGVLLRVELPVALPLILGGLRSAAIQIVSTATIAAYVSLGGLGRYIVDGLYQRDYEKVVGGATLVAGLALVTLGLFWAVGRVAVSAGVRRSN
- a CDS encoding ferredoxin reductase family protein, which codes for MTTVPTAPSPPVSPTSVRPAAVARTGLYALLAANAAVVTLLAVQAGFASNALVVIGRFAGLYGALLMAFQLLLVARLPWLDRRIGMDRLTNWHRWTGFGLLWTLVAHLVFITFGYARSSSLDPVSELVDLAETVEGVLRATVATALILVVGAVSARRARRRLAYETWHFIHLYTYAAVVLAFTHQVAVGTTFTASAAATAYWYTLWITAGAALVTGRLLLPLRRNLRHRLRVEAVVPENDQVVSVYITGRHLDRLPARAGQFFLWRFLTRDRWWQANPYSLSAAPDGTRLRLTVKAAGAGSASLRHLRPGTRVFAEGPYGAFTALHRTRPASLLIAGGVGVTPVRALLEEIDGHAVVVHRVAAERDAVLHDELRQLALAKGADLHLVTGPPVPDRLGPRELAALVPDIAERDVFLCGPPPMMTAVLGTLRELGVPARQIHFERFSLAG
- a CDS encoding ABC transporter permease, whose product is MNRFFDIPSDLQHSWAGLIGLHLREALLPVLGGLLLALPLAQLCVRLRWLYPPVLWVTTVLYAIPSLAFFVVLIDYTGQTETTVMIPLTVYTLVVLVPAIVDGVRSVPQETLAAATAMGFGPVRRYVQVQLPIAVPAIIAGLRVATVSSISLVSVGTLIGNQGALGNLLHDATIYNRPELAWNAVLTMAVLAILADALLVGLRVLLTPWMPSGTAGRADLRVRKEAVAP